In Saccopteryx leptura isolate mSacLep1 chromosome 13, mSacLep1_pri_phased_curated, whole genome shotgun sequence, the DNA window CTGTGGGCCCGGCCCTTGGAGGGAAAGAGGCGTGTGTTCCTTTAAGGGGCAGGCCCGGCGGGAGCGCGGGGGTTTGCCCGCAGCCGCTTCCTTTCTGGACATTCGAGGTTTCTCAATCAGCCTTGTTTCCGCAGACCCGGGTAGCTCGCGCCCCCGAGCGCTCGGGCCGTCGGGGAGCCGCGGGGGGACGGTGCGTCCCTCCCTGGGGCTTCCGGTCTCCCGCGGTCCTCACGCCTCCCGGGGCAGGGGCCGGGCCGGAGTGGGCTGTGAACACCGACGGGGGGGCGCGCCAGGCGCCAGCGAGGTGAGAGCCGCGCGGGACGCCGGCCGGCTGCGCGGAATCCGCGTGGACGCCCCGCGGAGGCACCGCCAGGACGCATCCCGGGGCCTCCGAGACCGCGGCCCAGGGCCAGCCCCATGGTCCCCTGGGGGCCGCCCGACTCCTTCCCACCGGTCCTGTCCAGGTCGTGCAGCTCCGCTCCGCGCGCCGGGTTTGCCCCTGGCCATCTGTGGGCCGCTCAGTCTGGGGCCACGGGAACCCGGTGTGAGGGCGGGGCTGGGGACACCCCGCAGGCGGGCGGACCTGCAGCCCCTGGGCAAACGCAACGGATACCCGGATACCCGTCGGTTTTAGGCCTCAGTTCACTGGGGTTTCTGCCCTGGGAACAGAGAGACCCGAAGGGGCATGGAGGGCATTTGTTACAGCCCTGGGCGGAAGATGAGTCGCTCAGGGAGGAATTCGGGGCTTGTGAGAGGCCAGGAAGAAAACAGCAGGAGCCTTGGACTCAGCTCTGTCACCAGCCTATGACCCAGTCTGGACAGCGGTGTCCAGCGCTGACCCTCAGGAATGCCTCTGCTCTCTGCCGCAGGGGGATGTGATGGAAAGGCGCCCCGGCTCTTCTCCTAGGCCCTGCACGGCCAGCGGGTTGGGAAGGCTGGTAGGAAGCACCTCCGCTTCCACTTTCCGGGGCCGCAGGTTTCAAAGGCTTTATAAGCCTTGTCTAAACAGGGGGCACCGAAGTCAAATTCCTCCCTGCGGCGGGCTGCTGGAGACGCATAGGGCAatgctgccctctgctggtgTATGGGGAATTGGTCTCTGGTGGGGCTCCCATCTTTTTTCCAAGTTGGGGTTCACCAAATTCTGGTGGGGGGGTCCCTAGTCAAGTACTACTGGGAAAAACAAACGTTGGGCTTCTTAAAATCTTTCCCTGTTTACCAAAGATAAAGCCTTGGCCTCATTTTCCCCAACTGTAATGAGAAGACAGACAATAGCGGCCGCTTTTTCTCTCAGgcaatgagagagaagaaagagccaCCAAGTTAATACAAGACTTCACTTTGGAAACCATTCACAATAGTAGTAACAACCAATCTTTTTGAGTGCTACCTCCCTACCAGGCTGTATTCTCAGTGCTCTGCAGACCTTCCCTCCCTTGATCTTCACAAAACTATTTCCTGGTTGGTGTGGTCATGACTCCCGTTTTAccaatgaggaaagtgaggctcagtGACTTCTCTAATGACAATAAGTGGGTGGAGTCAGAATTAAATCCAGGCGGCCATGCAACCTCGtatttctgaacctcagttttcttgtctgtacAATGGGAATAATAGTTCTCACACTATGAGGTTCACAGGCAATGAAAGTGCATTGATAAGCAGAAAGCAGCTCTTAAATATGAGAGGTTGTTGTGGGGTTGACTACAAAATGCTCAACAGAGTCTTGCCTCTTGGCTGTGTGGCTTTTGCACAGTTGCTTCatgtctctgtgcctctgttcacagattaaatgaagaaaataaaattctccttGCTGAACAGGGTGGGTTCTCTTGGGAAGACTGAGGGAGCTGCCTAGGATGCCAAAAGGTTCTATCATCTGTTGTGCCTCGGTGCGTGTTTCTGAACCGTGAATTACCTCATTCACGACTGGTCAGAATGATGGGGAAACAGTGTCGGTATAACATGGAATCACACTGGTACAGTGACCATTTTCCCCAACACCCTGTATAATGGAGTGACTATAGCAGACTTCTCCCGAGTAAAGATTGAGCCTGAGGATAAATGCTGACATGAAGTCCTGGAGAAAGCCCTTTCTTTAGTGTAACAACAGATGTCCCTCACTATCCAAACGCTTCCACCATCCAAAACTTAGGAACCAAATAGATTGGACAATGCAGCGTCTCTTCCTCCCAAATCCTCCAAACTATCAACATCCAGACTCTTGTATCCCGACCCAAGGACGCAATGCATTTGGTGAGGGCAAGATGCCTGCATGGCTGGTTTAGCTGCTTCATAGAACTTAACAACATCAAGTTCTCTGATAAAACTGGCAGTCAGATGCAGAAGTTGTAAAGACATTTTCCCtgtgttaaaaaaagaaatttgcctgacctgtggtggcgcagtggataaagcgtcaacctacaatgctgaggttgacagttcgaaaccctgggtttgcctggtcaaggcacatgtgggagctttTTCCTCCTCcggtcttctctctttctttctcctctctaaaatgaataaataaagtcttaaaaaaattttttaaatgatttaagaagaaaatggCTTCACCCTAaggttgaatttttttatttttatttatttatttatttttttttacagagacagagtcagagagagggatagatagggacagacagacaggaagggagagagatgagaagtattaattcttcattgtggcacattagttgttcattgattgctttctcatatgtgccctggctgggggctacagcagagcgagtgaccccttgctcaagccagcgaccttgggctcaagctgatgaaccttgctcaaaccagatgagcctgcgctcaagctggtgacctcggagtcttgaacctgggtcctccgcatcccagtccaatgatctatccctgcgccactgcctgatcaggcctaaGGTTGGATTTTTAATTTGGGTAAATCTGGTTTCTGTTGGACTCCGATGTCCCCAAGGACCTACACTTGGGAAGAGGAAGCACTTGCCCAGTGGTGAAGGCTGCAAAGGGCTGATTGATGGGCATCAGGTGCCAATGTAAAAAATGgtgctgttttttaaaatcaggatTATTCATGATGTTTTTTAGTGTTCTGGTTAAAGTtgcatgagtttttattttttgtttgttttgctttttttgcaagagagagacaggaaggaagagagatgagaagtatcaacttgtagttacagcactttagtttattgaatgcttctcatacctgccttgactggggcgctccagccaagccagtgaccccttgctcaagccgttgacctcgggctcaagccagtgaccttgggattcaagctggagagcctgcactcaagccagtgaccttggggtttcaaacctgggtcctccacgtcctagtccgacgctctatccactgtgccaccacctggtaaggcttcCCGGGTAAGTTTTACGAtctccatttcacaaatgaggaaacctGCCCAGAATTATACAACTAAGACGCTGGCTCCAAGAACAGTGACTGGCATGCAGAAAATGCTTCACACTTTCGTGTTGAGCGAGTAAAAGAGTGGGTGTTGGAATCCAGGGGTCTCGGCTCCCTGAAGAGGGGCTCCTTTAATTggcttgtttttctcttctgtccCATTTGCTGGGACTCAGCCTTTCCCAGGACACACTGGTGCCGCCGTCACGCACAATACCATGGGCCTGCTGCTTCTGGTCCTGCTGCTCCCGGTGCCCTGCGTCTCTGGCCTGCCCTTCTACAATGGCTTCTACTACTCCAGCAGTCCGCACGGCTGGAACCTGGGCCATGGCGAAGGTGGGTGGCCTCCTGGGTCCGGCTCTTTGCTCCGAAGAGTGAACAAGACCTCTGTTGGCTCCTGCTGTGAGGTGCAGCTTCCAGGCTGGGACGAGGACGAAGCAGGGAGCCGGCTGCCCTTTGCCATCTGGGCCCTTGCAGCAGACCAGCCtcgtttcttctcttttcttttttctacttttccaaatgagaggaggggaaatagagagactcccacatgcgccctgactgggccCCCCGTGGTGTCcgttgtctggggctgatgctctgcccttctgaggccatgctcgcaactgagctatttttagcacctgaggcagaggctccacagagccatcctcagcacccagggctgatgtgatTGAACCAGTTGAGACAtggatgcaggagaggaagagagataaagagagaaggaggaggggtagaggagcagatggttgcttctactgtgtgccctgactgggaatcgaacccgggacatccacatgccgggctgacactctaccactgagccactggccagggccccagcctcATATCTAAGGCAAGCAAAAGGGATGTTTCATTGACTTTGTCCTTGCTAGCCCCTCATACATGGTGCCTAATGCACTTACACCACTCTTTCTCAAGGTCCTTAATTTAATCATATCAGCAAAGTTCATTTTGCCATATAAGGCAACattcagggattaggatgtgCATTTAACCTACATATTCCTTTTCTCTAGAATTTATTTGGTTGTCCAAGCTCTACTTTAGTGAGATTCAAGGAAATTTCTGAATCATCACAAACTTAGTGTCTTAAGACCACAGGCATTTACTTCGCTCATGATTCCATGTGTCAGCAGTTTGGGCTGCAGTTCTTATGTGCCTGCAATGTTACAGCACAGAGTGTATGGGTACGGGGGAGGGGTGCAGCACTGTGGCCATTCTTGCCATCCGTCACGCCCAAGTATGGCGGGAGCTGGGACAAGGGTGCGGTTGCTCCTGCAGGGGTACGGATGAGCTGTAGCGGGTCCCTGATCTGCACCCGCTTCTCTCCCAGGCCTCTTTAGTGGAATGAAGCTGGTGGTGGAGACGCCGGAGGACACCCTGTTTTCGCACCGCGGGGCCAATGTGACCCTGCCCTGCTGGTACCGTTATGAGCCGGCTCTGGTCTCCCCAAGGCCTGTGCGCATCAAATGGTGGAAGCTGTCAGAGAACGGGGCCCCGGAGCAGGACGTGCTGGTGGCCATCGGGCTGAGGCACCGCTCGTTCGGAGACTACCGAGGCCGCGTGCGCCTACAGCAGGCTGGGGAGCGGGAAGTGTCACTGGAGATCCGGGACCTGCGGCTGGAGGACCACGGGCGCTACCGCTGTGAGGTCATCGACGGGCTGGAGGACGAGAGTGGCCTGGTGGAGCTGGAGCTGCGGGGTGAGACCCCCGAGTGGGGCTGCGTGATTCTGGGACCTGTGGGCTGAGGGAAGGGGCCCGAGAAAGCAGCCAGACCTTTGTGCTTTAGGCAGAGAAACATTTGATCCTCAAAACAACCCCATGAGAGGAAGCTACtattatcacccccattttacaggtgaggaaactgaggcacagagaggtcaggcAACTTACCTGAGATCACCTAGCTCACAAATGGCACAGCAGGGGTTTGACCCCTAGGTATTCAGGCTCCTGAATCTACGATCCTCACCTCCCTCTCGCTCACACCCCATTCCAAGAGGGACAAGTAGAGCtgatcacacagctaataattAGAGACAGAGCAGGGTTAACAGGCAGTGTGAACGAATGAGGCAGCCCGGTGTGAGATGATAGGGAGGGGTGGGGCCTGGGGTGCACCAATGAGCCCTCCTTTTGGATGGTGCCATGCCTTATTTCTCAAAGCTCTAgcacagggatccccaaactttttacacaggggccagttcactgtccctcagaccgttggagggccggactataagaaaaaactatgaacaaatccctatgcacactgcacatatcttattttaaagtaaaaaaaacaaaacaggaacaaatacaacatttaaaatgaagaacaagtaaatttaaataaacaaactgaccagtatttcaatggaaactatgggcctgcttttggctaatgagatggtcaatgtgctcctctcactgaccaccaatgaaagaggtaccccttccaggagtgtagcgggggccggataaatggcctcagggggccgcatgtggcccgcgggccgtagtttggggacccctgctctagcggCTAGAAGTTCGAAATCAGGACGCTAGCAGTCAGGTGAGGGCCCTCTGCCGCTTGCAGACTTCTGGCTGTATGTTCATGTGGCTTTGATAAGAACATGAACCCCATCACAAGGGCTCCCCTTCATGACCTAAGTATCTAcaaaaggccccacctcctaataatATCACCTTGGGGGGTaggatttaataattttttttttttttttcatttttctgaagctggaaacagggagagacagtcagacagactcctgcatgcgcccgaccgggatccacccagcacgcccaccaggggcgacgctctgcccaccaggggcgacgctctgcccaccagggggtgatgctctgcccatcctgggcgtcgccatgttgcgaccagcgccactctagcgcctgaggcagaggccacagagccatccccagcgcccgggccatccttgctccaatggagccttggctgcgggaggggaagagagagacagagaggaaagcgcggcggaggggtggagaagcaaatgggcgcctctcctgtgtgccctggccgggaatcgaacccgggtcctccgcacgctaggccgatgctctaccgctgagccaaccggccagggccgatttaataattttttaaaattgatttttacagagtgaggaaggagggagagagagatatatcATAGCAATTTgttgtttccacttatttatgcattcattggttgactcttgcatgtgccctgactgggagttgaacctgcaaccttggtgtgttgggatggtgctctaaccaactgagctacccggccagggtgaGGGGGTTAGGATTTAAACATAggaatttggcctgacctgtggtggcgcagtggatgtagcgttgacctggaaatgctaaggtcgccgattcgaaaccctgggcttgcctggtcaaggcacatgtgggagttgatgcttccagctcctcccctctatttctctctcctctctctgtctctctctctccctctctctcctctctaaaaaaaaaaatgaataaataaaaataaataaacataggaATTTGGGGAACACATTGAGACCATAGTGCTGGGGTTCTTGCAGAAACCCCGTGAACGAGGTATTATTCACGTTCTCTAGCTGTGGATATTAGCAGGCTGAGGAGTTCATTATCTTAACAAACTGACGGATGTTTGCTGAGTGCTGCTATCTGCAGCCTCGTCCTAGAGGGAGTGTAATGTAATCTCTGCCTTGGACAACGGACAGGAGACGACAGTTTTGCTGAGGTTCTctggggggctgtgtgtgtgtgtgtgtgtgtgtgtgtgtgttgggggagcaCCTGTCCctgtggaggtgggggcaggggtctGGGGTCTCTagccaggccccaggcccctgcCCATCCCTCCAAgccccctttcttccctccccaggTGTGGTATTTCCCTACCAGCCCCCGCAGGGGCGCTACCAGCTCAACTTCCACGAGGCCCAGCAGGCCTGTGAGGACCAGGATGCTGTGGTGGCCTCCTTCGAGCAGCTGTTCCGGGCCTGGGAGGAGGGCCTGAGCTGGTGCAATGCTGGCTGGCTGCAGGACACCACCGTGCAGTACCCCATCACGCTGGCCCGGCGGCCCTGCGGCGGCCTGGGCCTGGCGCCCGGCGTGCGCAGCTACGGCCTGCGCCACCGCCGCCTGCACCGCTACGACGTGTTCTGCTTCGCCCCTGCCCTTAAGGGTGAGTGGGGTGGCCGAGCACAGCCTGCGGTGGGCGGGGAGCCCCTGGGGAGCTTCGCGGCCCCTCCGCCCGCCCTGGGCACCTCTACCTGGACGTTGAAGCCAGGCAGTGGCTGAGTTTGAGGACTTGGATGCTGCAGTTCCCACTGTTTGTCCATTTGCTCATTCATCAAATATTGCCTGGGTGCCTACAGTGGGCTGAGGCCTGGGCTAGGCTCTGGGCATCACAGGCAAATAAAGCTCTGCTGTCCCCCAACGCGGCCCGTGTCATGGGAAGATAGACAAGTGGAAGCAGACACTGATTCAGTGCCATTCGCCAAGCATCTAGAAAAGGGCCTGGCACAgcgtaggtgctcagtaagtgaCTGAGCCAGTGAGACTCTGACCGGTCCAGCCTAGGTGAGGTGCCACCCAGGGTGCAATTAGGGGATGACTGGGAGCGTACAGATATGACGGCCCCATGGCGGATGGGATGAAGCTCTCAGAGAGAATGAGGACTGGGAAGGTGTCCCCCAAAATGTTGAAGTGGATGCCCACAGCACGGAGGCTCCCTAGCTCAGACTGTTGACAGATCTTTGCGGTCTGGCTGATGACACCCGGACGGGCGGGCCTTGCTGCAGGCCTGGCGTCTTCCCCGGCTGTGCCCTCTGCTGCTGGGCACTCACACTCCACTCCCCCACAGGACAGGTGTACTACCTGGAGCATCCTGAGAAGCTGACGCTCTCGGAGGCAAAGGAGGCGTGCCAGGAAGACGGCGCCCAGATCGCCAAGGTGGGCCAGCTCTTTGCCGCCTGGAAGTTCCGGGGCCTGGACCGCTGTgatgctggctggctggcagatggcAGCGTCCGCTACCCCGTGGTCCACCCGCGTGCCAACTGTGGGCCCCTGGAACCTGGCGTTCGAAGCTTTGGCTTCCCAGACCCTCAGAGTCA includes these proteins:
- the HAPLN3 gene encoding hyaluronan and proteoglycan link protein 3; the protein is MGLLLLVLLLPVPCVSGLPFYNGFYYSSSPHGWNLGHGEGLFSGMKLVVETPEDTLFSHRGANVTLPCWYRYEPALVSPRPVRIKWWKLSENGAPEQDVLVAIGLRHRSFGDYRGRVRLQQAGEREVSLEIRDLRLEDHGRYRCEVIDGLEDESGLVELELRGVVFPYQPPQGRYQLNFHEAQQACEDQDAVVASFEQLFRAWEEGLSWCNAGWLQDTTVQYPITLARRPCGGLGLAPGVRSYGLRHRRLHRYDVFCFAPALKGQVYYLEHPEKLTLSEAKEACQEDGAQIAKVGQLFAAWKFRGLDRCDAGWLADGSVRYPVVHPRANCGPLEPGVRSFGFPDPQSHKYGVYCYRPR